Sequence from the Enhydrobacter sp. genome:
ATCGGCTCCATGCCGCGGCGGCGCAGCACGCCCGCCTCGTCGGCCCGCGCCAGCGCCTCGAGCAGCAGCGCGGCGGCGTCGACGTCGCGGGTGCCGAGGCTGACGGCGCCGGTATAGACCGTGTAGCGCTGGATGCTGGCGGGTAGCAGGCCGACGAACTGCACGCCCGGCACGACCATCAGCTCGCTCGCCTGCTGGATGGCGATGTCGGCCTGGCCGCTCGCCACCACCTGGGCGGCATAGCCGCCGATCGCCGGCACGGTCTTGGCGCGCATCTCGAACAGGATGCCCATGTTCTGGAAGAGCTGCTCGAGATAGAGGTCGGCGGCGCCGCCGGCGTAGGGATCGACGTAGGAGACCGCGCGCGCCGCCAGCAGCACGCGGCGGAGGTTCTCGGGGTTGGAGACGTCGGGGCGGGGCGCGCTCAGCCCGACCGCGACGCCGAAGCCGGACTGGGCGAGGTCGGTGAGCGAATCGTCGTAGATCTTGCGCGTGCCGATCAGCCGCTCGATCGCCCGCTGCGGCAGCACGACGACGTCGAAAGCCTCGCCGGTCTTGTCGATGCGGTGCACCAGCCGGTTGGCCGAATCGACCGCGATCGTCACCTTGTGGCCGGTGTCGCGCTGGTACATCGCCGCCACGTCCTGGGCGACGAAGCGGTAGGCCGGAACGGTGAGCAGGCGAAGGTCGGCTGCCGCGGCGGGACCGGCGAGGGGGCCGGCGAGGAGGGCGGCGCACAGGAGGAGCAGGAAGCGCAGGACGACCTCCGTTCCGGCGTCAGGCCGGCGGCCCCATCGTGTAGGGCTTGAGCGCAGCATACATCAAGGCGTGGGCCGGCGTCGGCACGCCATGCCGGCGGCCGAGCTCGACGACCTTGCCGGAGAGCCACGGCAGCTCCAGCCGGTTGCCGCGCAGCAGGTCGACGGCCATCGACGGCATCAGCTCGGCCGGCGCGTTGCGGTTGAAGGCGAGGGTGCGCTCGACGGCGTCGGCCGGCAGCGCCACGCCGGCGGCGCGGCCGACCGCGGCCACCTCCTCGTAGGCGATGGTGAACCAGGGCGCGACGTCGGGATCGTCGCGCAGCCTGCCGACCGGCAGGCGGGCGAGCGCCATCAGGCTGGCATTGGAGGCGAGCAGGATGAACTTCATCCAGAGGTCGGTCAGGATCGACGGGCTGGCCACGCCGTCGATGCCGGCCTGCCGGCAGAGCGCGGCGAAGGCGTTGGCGCGCTCGCTCGTGCCGCTCCCTTTGTGGTTCCCGGGCAGCTCGCCGAACACCATGCGCATCACGGTGCCGGTCTGGCGGATCACGCCGGGCGCGGCGATGGTGGCGCTGATGTTGGCGACGCCGCCCATCACCGCGGGTGCGCCGAGCAGGGCGGCCAGGCGTTCGGGCGCGTCGATCCCGTTCTGCAGCGGGATCACCGCCGTCCGCGGCCCGACCATCGGCCGGATCGCCGCGCCGGCGCTCTCGACGTCCCACAGCTTGACGCAGAACAGCACGATGTCGACCGGACCGACCGTGCGCGGATCGTCGGTCGCCTGCGCCGGCTCGATGTGGCTGTCGCCGCGCGGGCTCTCGACCCTGAGCCCGTCGCGCTGCATCGCCGCCAGGTGGGCGCCGCGCGCGATGAAGGTGACGTCCGCACCCGCCTTCGCCAATGCCGCCCCGTAACCGCCGCCGACCCCGCC
This genomic interval carries:
- a CDS encoding substrate-binding domain-containing protein; this translates as MLRSSPTRWGRRPDAGTEVVLRFLLLLCAALLAGPLAGPAAAADLRLLTVPAYRFVAQDVAAMYQRDTGHKVTIAVDSANRLVHRIDKTGEAFDVVVLPQRAIERLIGTRKIYDDSLTDLAQSGFGVAVGLSAPRPDVSNPENLRRVLLAARAVSYVDPYAGGAADLYLEQLFQNMGILFEMRAKTVPAIGGYAAQVVASGQADIAIQQASELMVVPGVQFVGLLPASIQRYTVYTGAVSLGTRDVDAAALLLEALARADEAGVLRRRGMEPISF
- a CDS encoding 2-dehydropantoate 2-reductase; the protein is MRIAVVGTGGVGGGYGAALAKAGADVTFIARGAHLAAMQRDGLRVESPRGDSHIEPAQATDDPRTVGPVDIVLFCVKLWDVESAGAAIRPMVGPRTAVIPLQNGIDAPERLAALLGAPAVMGGVANISATIAAPGVIRQTGTVMRMVFGELPGNHKGSGTSERANAFAALCRQAGIDGVASPSILTDLWMKFILLASNASLMALARLPVGRLRDDPDVAPWFTIAYEEVAAVGRAAGVALPADAVERTLAFNRNAPAELMPSMAVDLLRGNRLELPWLSGKVVELGRRHGVPTPAHALMYAALKPYTMGPPA